One segment of Thermus tengchongensis DNA contains the following:
- the glmM gene encoding phosphoglucosamine mutase, with protein MRRYFGTDGVRGEAGKPPLTPEFVLRLGQAAGAYFRAHSPKPVVLLAKDTRESSDLLEAALAAGLLSQGVRVEHLGVLPTPGVAYLTRHLKATAGAMISASHNPYQDNGIKFFGPEGEKLPDEAEEEIEALLEEEHPTRGIGTVGDFREAERMYLDFLLTHAPDLSGLKVGLDLAHGATYRIGPRLFQRAGAEVMAFFNTPDGRNINRGCGSTHPEALSRFVVELGLDLGIAFDGDGDRVQFIDRKGRLFHGDHILYLTALAFGEEGVVGTVMSNMGLEVALKERGLAFHRAQVGDRYVLETLKAKGLHLGGEPSGHVIFLRHHTTGDGLLTALLTLKALKALGGDLADWYEALPMYPQVLLNVRVEDKAKVMGHPRLREAVQEAERRFGGRGRVNVRPSGTEPVVRVMVEAKEGAEAVARELADLVAALDRE; from the coding sequence ATGAGGCGCTACTTCGGCACCGACGGGGTGCGGGGGGAGGCGGGGAAGCCCCCCCTCACCCCGGAGTTCGTCTTGAGGCTCGGCCAGGCGGCGGGGGCCTACTTCCGGGCCCATAGCCCCAAGCCCGTGGTCCTCCTGGCCAAGGACACCCGCGAGTCCTCCGACCTCCTGGAGGCGGCTTTGGCCGCGGGGCTCCTGAGCCAGGGGGTTAGGGTGGAGCACCTAGGGGTTCTGCCTACCCCGGGGGTGGCCTACCTGACCCGGCACCTTAAGGCCACCGCCGGGGCCATGATCTCCGCCAGCCACAACCCTTACCAGGACAACGGCATCAAGTTCTTCGGGCCCGAGGGGGAGAAGCTTCCCGACGAGGCGGAGGAGGAGATCGAGGCCCTTTTGGAGGAGGAGCATCCCACCCGGGGCATCGGCACCGTGGGGGACTTCCGGGAGGCGGAGAGGATGTACCTGGATTTCCTTCTGACCCACGCCCCCGACCTCAGCGGGCTCAAGGTGGGCCTGGACCTGGCCCACGGGGCCACCTACCGCATAGGCCCAAGGCTTTTCCAGCGGGCGGGGGCCGAGGTGATGGCCTTCTTCAACACCCCAGACGGCAGGAACATCAACAGGGGGTGCGGCTCCACCCACCCGGAAGCCCTGAGCCGCTTCGTGGTGGAGCTGGGGTTGGACCTGGGGATTGCCTTTGACGGCGATGGGGACCGGGTGCAGTTCATTGACCGCAAGGGGCGGCTTTTCCACGGGGACCACATCCTCTACCTCACCGCCTTGGCCTTTGGGGAGGAGGGGGTGGTGGGCACGGTGATGAGCAACATGGGGCTGGAGGTGGCCCTAAAGGAGCGGGGCCTGGCCTTCCACCGCGCTCAGGTGGGGGACCGCTACGTGCTGGAGACGCTGAAGGCGAAGGGGCTTCACCTGGGCGGGGAGCCCTCGGGGCACGTGATCTTCCTTAGGCACCACACCACGGGGGATGGCCTCCTCACCGCCCTCCTCACCCTAAAGGCCCTGAAGGCTTTGGGGGGGGACCTGGCCGACTGGTACGAAGCCCTGCCCATGTACCCTCAGGTGCTCCTGAACGTGCGGGTGGAGGACAAGGCCAAGGTGATGGGGCACCCTCGGCTGAGGGAGGCGGTGCAGGAGGCGGAGAGGCGGTTTGGGGGGCGGGGCCGGGTGAACGTGCGCCCCTCGGGGACCGAGCCCGTGGTGCGGGTCATGGTGGAGGCCAAGGAGGGGGCAGAGGCTGTGGCGAGGGAGCTTGCCGACCTGGTCGCCGCCTTGGACCGGGAGTAA
- the aroE gene encoding shikimate dehydrogenase → MLRLAVLGHPIAHSLSPAMHRYALGSLGLKGSYEAWETPLEALKDRLEEVRQGYRGVNLTIPLKEAALPFLDWISPKAQAIGAVNTVLSVEGRLFGFNTDAPGFLEALQAGGIPLEGPALVLGAGGAGRAVAWALKEAGLEVWVWNRTPARAEALAEAFGLKAVSLERAKEARLLVNATSVGLKDPGATPLPPEFLPAEGAAVDLVYRPLWTRFLREAQARGLKVQTGLPMLAWQGALAFRIWTGLLPDPRGMEEAARQALEGE, encoded by the coding sequence GTGCTACGCCTAGCGGTGTTGGGCCACCCCATAGCCCACTCCCTCTCCCCGGCTATGCACCGGTACGCCCTGGGCTCCCTGGGCCTCAAGGGGAGCTACGAAGCCTGGGAAACCCCCCTCGAGGCCCTGAAGGACCGCCTGGAGGAGGTGCGCCAGGGGTACCGGGGCGTGAACCTGACCATCCCCCTTAAGGAAGCGGCCCTGCCGTTTTTGGATTGGATCTCCCCGAAAGCCCAGGCCATCGGGGCGGTGAACACGGTGCTTTCCGTGGAGGGGAGGCTTTTCGGCTTTAACACCGACGCCCCCGGGTTCCTCGAGGCCCTCCAAGCAGGCGGCATCCCCCTGGAAGGCCCCGCCTTGGTCCTGGGGGCGGGGGGAGCGGGCCGGGCGGTGGCCTGGGCCCTGAAGGAGGCGGGGCTGGAGGTCTGGGTGTGGAACCGCACCCCCGCTCGGGCGGAGGCCCTGGCGGAGGCGTTTGGCCTGAAGGCCGTGTCCCTGGAGCGAGCAAAGGAGGCCCGGCTCCTGGTGAACGCCACCAGTGTGGGGTTGAAGGATCCAGGGGCCACGCCTTTGCCCCCGGAGTTCCTTCCGGCGGAGGGGGCGGCGGTGGACCTGGTCTACCGCCCCCTTTGGACCCGGTTCCTACGGGAGGCCCAGGCGCGGGGGCTCAAGGTGCAGACCGGGCTTCCCATGCTGGCCTGGCAGGGGGCTTTGGCCTTCCGCATCTGGACGGGCCTTCTCCCCGACCCTAGGGGCATGGAGGAGGCGGCTCGCCAGGCCTTGGAGGGAGAGTGA
- the rnr gene encoding ribonuclease R, with protein MRETLLEFFKKTGRPHRLEEILSRFGLEKREAKAYLRGLVREGLLEKKGSQYFLPARVQGPISLHRDGYGFVRLPEKDLFIPPGYTKDAWPEDLVEARLMPPGRDGKPWGVVERVLKRARERVVGTLDFRRGYAVLLPDEPGLPELRLLPEGLHGLKRGSRIVVKVHYDRRPYGEFLEYLGEGDAPETETEAVIAKYGLRAEFPEEVLKEAEAIPLEIPEAELRRREDFRSLRVFTIDGVDAKDFDDAIHVERLPQGYRLGVHIADVSHYVKEGSALDQEALLRGTSVYLPGRVLPMLPERLSNGVCSLKPHEDRLVLSVLVDLDENLEVKRVRFAEGVIRSVARLTYTEVEAFAEGYGLPEEHAFLAEDLRLLLDLTGRLRQKRLQAGSLDFSFPEVKVEVEDGTLHLIPQEEPRARGLIEELMLLANRLVAEYLVKKGLPGLFRVHEEPLEEAYGKLRTALARLGYTLPEKLSSKALQRVLLEAKGRPEEPVVANLVLRSLRLARYAAENLGHFGLAMEHYLHFTSPIRRYPDLAVHRVLKAVLRRTLTPAKKARWQETFPAMAEHASEMERKAEAAERELTKYYMAKWAELHLGERFLGKVTGVASFGAFVMLRNGVEGLVRLEALGPYTYSEEALALLGPKGKRIRLGDEMEVVIAAANPRLRQIDLLPYREEEKKEASRRKTLVQKGKAKEEEMRKVVGPPKDTSRDSRPERATVNTVYFGEWAPREEKAGMHRPVDTRAKRRRRRR; from the coding sequence ATGCGGGAAACCTTACTGGAGTTTTTCAAAAAGACGGGCAGGCCCCACCGCCTGGAGGAAATCCTGAGCCGGTTTGGCCTGGAGAAGCGGGAGGCCAAGGCGTACCTGCGGGGCCTGGTGCGGGAGGGCCTTCTGGAGAAAAAGGGAAGCCAGTACTTCCTCCCCGCCCGGGTGCAGGGGCCCATCAGCCTCCACCGGGACGGGTACGGCTTCGTGCGCCTCCCCGAGAAGGACCTCTTCATCCCACCCGGCTACACCAAAGACGCTTGGCCCGAGGACCTGGTGGAAGCCCGCCTCATGCCCCCCGGGCGGGACGGGAAGCCCTGGGGGGTGGTGGAGCGGGTTTTGAAGCGGGCCCGGGAGCGGGTGGTGGGCACCCTGGACTTCCGCAGGGGCTACGCTGTCCTCCTTCCCGATGAGCCGGGGCTTCCGGAGCTTAGGCTTCTTCCTGAGGGGCTCCACGGCCTCAAGCGCGGAAGCCGGATCGTGGTGAAGGTGCACTATGACCGGCGCCCTTATGGGGAGTTTTTGGAGTACCTGGGGGAGGGGGACGCCCCCGAGACGGAAACCGAGGCGGTCATCGCCAAGTACGGCCTGAGGGCCGAGTTTCCCGAGGAGGTCTTAAAGGAGGCGGAGGCCATTCCCCTGGAGATCCCTGAGGCCGAGCTCAGAAGGCGGGAGGACTTCCGCTCCTTGCGGGTCTTCACCATCGACGGGGTGGACGCCAAGGACTTTGACGACGCCATCCACGTGGAGCGCCTGCCCCAGGGGTACCGCCTCGGGGTACACATCGCCGACGTCTCCCACTACGTGAAAGAGGGTAGCGCCTTGGACCAGGAGGCCCTCTTAAGGGGCACCAGCGTCTACCTGCCGGGAAGGGTCTTGCCCATGCTCCCGGAAAGGCTTTCCAACGGGGTCTGCTCCCTGAAGCCCCATGAGGACCGGCTGGTCCTCTCCGTCCTGGTGGACCTGGACGAGAACCTGGAGGTGAAGCGGGTGCGCTTCGCCGAGGGGGTCATAAGGAGCGTGGCCCGGTTGACTTACACGGAGGTGGAGGCCTTTGCTGAGGGGTACGGCCTTCCCGAGGAGCACGCCTTTTTGGCGGAGGACCTGAGGCTCCTCCTGGACCTGACGGGGAGGCTGAGGCAAAAGCGCCTGCAGGCGGGCTCCTTGGACTTCAGCTTCCCCGAGGTGAAGGTGGAGGTGGAAGACGGCACCCTCCACCTCATCCCCCAGGAGGAGCCCAGGGCGAGGGGCCTCATCGAGGAGCTCATGCTCCTGGCCAACCGGCTGGTGGCTGAGTACCTGGTCAAGAAGGGGCTTCCCGGGCTCTTTCGGGTACACGAGGAGCCCTTGGAGGAAGCCTACGGGAAGCTCCGCACGGCCTTGGCCCGGCTGGGGTATACCCTGCCGGAGAAGCTTTCCTCCAAGGCCCTGCAACGGGTTCTCCTCGAGGCCAAGGGCCGCCCGGAGGAGCCCGTGGTGGCCAACCTGGTCCTGCGCTCGTTGCGTTTGGCCCGGTACGCTGCGGAGAACCTCGGGCATTTCGGGTTGGCCATGGAGCACTACCTGCACTTCACCAGCCCCATCCGCCGCTACCCGGACCTGGCGGTGCACCGGGTGCTGAAGGCGGTGCTGCGGCGTACCCTCACCCCGGCCAAGAAGGCCCGCTGGCAGGAGACCTTCCCCGCCATGGCCGAGCACGCCTCGGAGATGGAAAGGAAGGCGGAGGCCGCCGAGCGGGAGCTCACCAAGTACTACATGGCCAAGTGGGCCGAGCTCCATCTGGGGGAGCGCTTTTTGGGCAAGGTGACGGGGGTGGCCAGCTTCGGGGCCTTCGTGATGCTGAGAAACGGGGTGGAGGGGCTGGTGCGCCTCGAGGCCCTGGGCCCCTACACCTACAGCGAGGAGGCCCTGGCCCTCCTGGGCCCTAAGGGCAAAAGGATCCGCCTGGGGGACGAGATGGAGGTGGTGATCGCCGCCGCCAACCCCAGGCTCCGGCAGATCGATCTCCTACCCTACCGGGAGGAGGAAAAGAAGGAAGCTTCCAGGAGAAAAACCCTGGTGCAGAAGGGAAAGGCAAAGGAGGAGGAGATGCGCAAGGTGGTAGGACCGCCTAAGGATACAAGCCGCGACAGCCGGCCCGAGCGGGCCACGGTGAACACCGTTTACTTCGGCGAGTGGGCTCCTAGGGAGGAGAAGGCCGGGATGCACCGCCCGGTGGACACCAGGGCCAAGAGGCGGCGTAGGCGCCGCTGA
- a CDS encoding Uma2 family endonuclease has protein sequence MGTAPKLLSLEAYLEREARSPRKHEFVEGVAYALAGANARHNLLVSNLLYLLRRGAEGKPCRVFPSDMRLKVGNRVYYPDLTVVCHPVDLEAMYLEDACLVVEVLSPKTASIDAREKRTAYLGLPGLKGYLMVDSRRPSLTLYRKTAEGLVEERGRLRLPCLDLELDPEEVYRL, from the coding sequence ATGGGAACGGCTCCTAAGCTCCTGAGCCTCGAGGCCTACCTGGAGCGGGAAGCCCGCTCCCCACGCAAACACGAGTTCGTGGAAGGCGTTGCCTACGCCTTGGCTGGGGCCAACGCCCGGCACAACCTCCTGGTGAGCAACCTCCTCTACCTCCTGCGACGAGGCGCGGAGGGCAAACCCTGCCGGGTTTTCCCCTCGGACATGCGCCTCAAAGTGGGGAACCGGGTGTACTACCCGGACCTGACCGTGGTGTGCCATCCTGTGGACCTGGAGGCCATGTACCTGGAAGATGCTTGCCTGGTGGTGGAGGTGCTTTCCCCCAAAACCGCCAGCATCGATGCCCGGGAGAAGCGCACCGCCTACCTGGGTCTGCCCGGCCTCAAGGGTTACCTTATGGTGGACAGCCGCCGCCCTTCCCTGACCCTCTACCGGAAAACGGCGGAGGGCCTCGTGGAGGAACGGGGTCGGCTGCGGTTGCCCTGCCTGGACCTGGAGCTGGACCCGGAGGAGGTGTACCGCCTCTGA
- a CDS encoding acyl-CoA thioesterase, producing MESLTRIKVRYAETDQMGVVHHSVYAVYLEAARVDFLERAGLPYPQVEARGVYFPVVELGLTFRAPARFGEEVLVRTRLAGLSRRDLTFRYRVERDGILLAEGFTRHLCQVGERAGRIPEDIYQTLSVLHLG from the coding sequence ATGGAGAGCCTGACTCGCATCAAGGTCCGCTACGCGGAGACCGACCAGATGGGGGTGGTCCACCACTCCGTCTATGCGGTGTATCTGGAGGCCGCCCGGGTGGACTTCCTGGAAAGGGCGGGCCTGCCCTACCCCCAGGTGGAGGCCCGGGGGGTGTATTTCCCGGTGGTGGAGCTTGGACTCACCTTCCGCGCCCCCGCCCGCTTCGGGGAGGAGGTGCTGGTGCGGACCCGCCTGGCCGGGCTTTCCCGGCGGGACCTCACCTTCCGCTACCGAGTGGAGCGGGACGGGATCCTTTTGGCCGAGGGCTTCACCCGCCACCTTTGCCAGGTGGGGGAGAGGGCCGGGCGCATTCCCGAGGACATCTACCAAACCTTGAGTGTGCTACACTTAGGGTAG
- a CDS encoding ribosome-binding factor A, which translates to MSYGKAHLEERLLRALAEAIGELEDPRLFLLTVEGVRLSPDGRVLTVYVEAFQDEEKALSALRHAEGRLLGALARRVRMRHLPRLEFLPWRA; encoded by the coding sequence GTGAGCTACGGGAAGGCCCACCTGGAGGAGAGGCTCCTGCGCGCCCTGGCGGAGGCCATTGGGGAGCTGGAAGACCCCAGGCTTTTCCTCCTCACCGTGGAGGGGGTGCGCCTTTCCCCGGATGGCCGGGTGCTCACGGTGTACGTGGAGGCCTTTCAGGACGAGGAAAAGGCCCTTTCGGCCCTGCGCCATGCCGAGGGCCGGCTCCTTGGGGCCCTTGCCCGGCGGGTGCGGATGCGCCACCTACCCAGGCTGGAGTTCCTGCCATGGAGAGCCTGA
- the polA gene encoding DNA polymerase I, with amino-acid sequence MEAMLPLFEPKGRLLLVDGHHLAYRTFFALKGLTTSRGEPVQAVYGFAKSLLKALKEDGDAVIVVFDAKAPSFRHEAYEGYKAGRAPTPEDFPRQLALIKELVDLLGLTRLEVPGFEADDVLATLAKKAEREGYEVRILTADRDLYQLLSDRISILHPEGYLITPEWFWEKYGLKPSQWVDYRALAGDPSDNIPGVKGIGEKTAAKLIREWGSLENLLKHLEEVKPASVREKILSHMEDLQLSRELSRVRTDLSLEVDFARKREPDREGLRAFLERLEFGSLLHEFGLLESPVAAEEAPWPPPEGAFVGFVLSRPEPMWADLLALAGAQGSRVFRAGDPLAGLRDLKEVRGLLAKDLAVLAQREGLDLLPGDDPMLLAYLLDPSNTAPEGVARRYGGEWTEEAGERALLSERLYAVLLERLKGEERLLWLYEEVERPLSRVLARMEATGVRLDVAYLKALALEVEAEMKRLEEEVFRLAGHPFNLNSRDQLERVLFDELGLPAIGKTEKTGKRSTSAAVLEALREVHPIVDRILQYRELSKLKGTYIDPLPALVHPKTGRLHTRFNQTATATGRLSSSDPNLQNIPVRTPLGQRIRRAFVAEEGWVLVALDYSQIELRVLAHLSGDENLIRVFQEGQDIHTQTASWMFSVPPEAVDPLMRRAAKTINFGVLYGMSAHRLSAELAIPYEEAVAFIERYFQSYPKVRAWIEKTLKEGRERGYVETLFGRRRYVPDLASRVKSVREAAERMAFNMPVQGTAADLMKLAMVRLFPRLGELGARMLLQVHDELVLEAPKDRAEAVAALAKEVMEGVWPLAVPLEVEVGIGEDWLSAKA; translated from the coding sequence ATGGAGGCGATGCTGCCCCTCTTCGAACCCAAAGGCCGCCTCCTTCTGGTGGATGGCCACCACCTGGCCTACCGCACCTTCTTCGCCCTGAAGGGCCTCACCACCAGCCGCGGTGAGCCCGTGCAGGCGGTATACGGCTTCGCCAAGAGCCTCCTCAAGGCCCTGAAGGAGGACGGGGATGCGGTGATTGTGGTCTTTGACGCCAAGGCCCCTTCCTTCCGCCACGAGGCCTACGAGGGGTACAAGGCGGGCCGGGCCCCCACCCCGGAGGACTTTCCCCGGCAGCTGGCCCTTATCAAGGAACTGGTGGACCTTTTGGGCCTCACCCGGCTGGAGGTGCCGGGTTTTGAGGCGGACGACGTCCTGGCCACCCTGGCCAAGAAGGCAGAGCGGGAAGGGTACGAGGTGCGCATCCTCACCGCGGACCGGGACCTCTACCAGCTTCTTTCGGACCGAATCTCCATCCTTCACCCGGAGGGATACCTGATCACCCCGGAGTGGTTTTGGGAGAAGTATGGGCTTAAGCCTTCCCAGTGGGTGGACTACCGGGCCTTGGCCGGGGATCCTTCCGACAACATCCCCGGCGTGAAGGGCATTGGGGAGAAGACGGCGGCCAAGCTCATCCGGGAGTGGGGAAGCCTGGAGAACTTGCTGAAGCATCTGGAGGAGGTAAAGCCCGCCTCCGTTCGGGAGAAAATCCTCAGCCACATGGAAGACCTCCAGCTATCCCGGGAGCTTTCCCGGGTGCGCACGGATCTCTCCCTGGAGGTGGACTTTGCCCGGAAGCGGGAGCCCGACCGGGAAGGGCTTCGGGCCTTTTTGGAGCGCCTTGAGTTCGGAAGCCTCCTCCACGAGTTCGGCCTCCTGGAAAGCCCGGTGGCGGCCGAGGAGGCCCCTTGGCCGCCCCCAGAAGGGGCCTTCGTGGGCTTTGTCCTCTCCCGTCCCGAGCCCATGTGGGCCGACCTCCTGGCCCTGGCGGGGGCCCAGGGGAGCCGGGTCTTCCGGGCGGGGGACCCCTTGGCGGGCCTAAGGGACCTCAAGGAGGTGCGGGGGCTTCTGGCCAAGGACCTTGCCGTCTTGGCCCAGCGGGAGGGGCTGGACCTCCTCCCGGGGGACGACCCCATGCTCCTCGCCTACCTCCTGGACCCTTCTAACACCGCCCCAGAGGGGGTGGCCCGGCGCTACGGGGGGGAGTGGACCGAGGAGGCGGGGGAAAGGGCGTTGCTTTCCGAAAGGCTTTACGCCGTCCTCCTGGAGCGGCTTAAAGGGGAGGAGCGGCTTCTTTGGCTCTACGAGGAGGTGGAACGGCCCCTCTCCCGGGTGCTGGCCCGGATGGAGGCCACCGGGGTGCGCCTGGACGTGGCCTACTTGAAGGCCCTTGCCCTCGAGGTGGAGGCGGAGATGAAGCGCCTCGAGGAGGAGGTCTTCCGCCTGGCAGGGCACCCTTTCAACCTGAACTCCCGCGACCAGCTGGAAAGGGTCCTCTTTGACGAGCTGGGGCTTCCCGCCATCGGCAAGACGGAGAAGACGGGCAAGCGCTCCACCAGCGCTGCGGTGTTGGAGGCCCTGCGGGAGGTCCACCCCATCGTGGACCGCATCCTGCAGTACCGGGAGCTTTCCAAGCTCAAGGGCACCTACATCGACCCTCTGCCCGCCCTGGTCCATCCCAAGACGGGCCGGCTCCACACCCGCTTCAACCAGACGGCCACGGCCACGGGGAGGCTTAGTAGCTCCGACCCCAACCTGCAAAACATCCCCGTGCGCACCCCCTTGGGCCAGCGAATCCGCCGGGCCTTCGTGGCCGAGGAGGGCTGGGTCCTGGTGGCCTTGGACTATAGCCAAATCGAGCTCCGGGTCCTGGCCCACCTCTCCGGGGACGAGAACCTCATCCGGGTCTTCCAGGAGGGGCAGGACATCCACACCCAGACCGCAAGCTGGATGTTTTCCGTGCCCCCGGAGGCCGTGGACCCCCTCATGCGCCGGGCGGCCAAGACCATCAACTTCGGGGTCCTCTACGGCATGTCCGCCCACCGGCTTTCCGCAGAGCTTGCCATCCCCTACGAGGAGGCGGTGGCCTTCATCGAGCGCTACTTCCAGAGCTACCCCAAGGTGCGGGCCTGGATTGAGAAAACCCTAAAGGAGGGGCGGGAGCGGGGCTATGTGGAAACCCTCTTCGGCCGCAGGCGCTACGTGCCGGATCTGGCTTCCCGGGTGAAGAGCGTGCGGGAGGCCGCCGAGCGCATGGCCTTCAACATGCCGGTGCAGGGCACCGCCGCCGACCTGATGAAGCTGGCCATGGTGCGGCTCTTTCCCAGGCTTGGGGAGCTGGGAGCCAGAATGCTTTTGCAGGTGCACGACGAGCTGGTCCTCGAGGCGCCTAAGGACCGGGCGGAGGCCGTGGCCGCCCTGGCCAAGGAGGTGATGGAAGGGGTCTGGCCCCTGGCCGTGCCCTTGGAGGTGGAGGTGGGCATCGGGGAGGACTGGCTTTCCGCCAAGGCCTAG
- a CDS encoding aspartate aminotransferase family protein produces the protein MNPDPFTLFERHINPGLAGLLRFTGLDRIESHAEGPYVWDTTGKRYLDFLGLYGTLNLGHRHPKVVEAVKRQLERMPMSVRVLVSEPTARLAAKLAEITPEGLEMVFFGNSGAEAVEAAIKLARAYTGKPGIVTTQGGFHGKTMGALSLTPKPEYQDPARPLLPGVKAVPYGDLKALEAAIDEETAAVIVEPIQGEGGIRVPPDGYLRGVREITREKGVLMIADEVQTGLGRTGRLFGVDWEGVAPDLMTLAKALGGGVMPIGACVGRKEVFEVFKANPLFHSSTFGGNPLAAAAALAAIEVTLEENLPQRALEVGGYLMEGLKALKAQYPHLIEDVRGRGLMLGVEFTDADIGALVVAELAERGVITAFGLNNPKVVRLEPPLIIRKEHVDEALSAFSESLKATEKALEGLLG, from the coding sequence ATGAACCCCGATCCCTTTACCCTCTTTGAGCGCCACATCAATCCCGGCTTGGCAGGGTTGCTTCGCTTCACTGGCCTGGACCGCATCGAGTCCCACGCGGAGGGCCCTTATGTGTGGGACACCACGGGCAAACGCTACCTGGACTTCTTGGGCCTGTACGGCACCCTGAACCTGGGCCACCGCCACCCCAAGGTGGTGGAGGCGGTGAAGCGGCAGCTTGAGCGCATGCCCATGTCCGTGCGGGTGCTGGTGTCCGAGCCCACGGCCAGGCTTGCCGCCAAGCTGGCGGAGATTACGCCCGAAGGCCTGGAGATGGTCTTCTTCGGCAACTCCGGGGCCGAGGCGGTGGAGGCGGCCATCAAGCTGGCCCGGGCCTACACGGGCAAGCCCGGCATCGTGACCACCCAGGGGGGTTTCCACGGCAAGACCATGGGGGCCCTTTCCCTCACCCCCAAGCCCGAGTACCAGGACCCCGCCAGGCCCCTCCTGCCCGGGGTGAAGGCGGTGCCCTACGGGGACCTGAAAGCCTTGGAAGCGGCCATAGATGAGGAGACGGCTGCAGTGATCGTGGAGCCCATCCAGGGGGAAGGCGGCATCCGCGTGCCCCCGGATGGGTACTTGCGGGGCGTGCGGGAGATCACCCGGGAAAAGGGCGTCCTCATGATCGCCGACGAGGTGCAGACCGGCCTCGGGCGCACTGGCAGGCTCTTCGGGGTGGACTGGGAGGGGGTGGCCCCCGACCTCATGACCCTGGCCAAGGCCCTGGGAGGCGGGGTGATGCCCATCGGGGCCTGCGTGGGGCGGAAGGAGGTCTTTGAGGTCTTCAAGGCCAATCCCCTCTTCCACTCCTCCACCTTCGGGGGGAACCCCCTAGCGGCGGCGGCGGCCTTGGCGGCTATAGAGGTCACCCTGGAGGAGAACCTGCCGCAAAGGGCCCTGGAGGTGGGGGGCTACCTCATGGAGGGGCTAAAGGCCCTCAAGGCCCAGTACCCCCACCTGATTGAGGACGTGCGGGGCCGGGGGCTGATGTTGGGCGTGGAGTTCACCGACGCCGACATCGGGGCCTTGGTGGTGGCGGAGCTGGCCGAGAGGGGGGTGATCACCGCTTTCGGCCTCAACAACCCCAAGGTGGTGCGCCTCGAGCCCCCCCTCATCATCCGCAAGGAGCACGTGGACGAGGCCCTTTCGGCCTTCTCGGAAAGCCTGAAGGCCACGGAGAAGGCCTTGGAGGGCCTCCTGGGTTAG
- a CDS encoding IMPACT family protein codes for MAYTLAAPVVHEEIIQKSRFLAKAAPVASEEEALAFLAAQREPEATHNCYAYKIGSLYRFSDDGEPTGTAGKPILHAIEAGGLDRVVVLVVRYFGGVKLGAGGLVRAYGGVAAEALRRAPKVPLVDLVEVRFRVPFAEVGRVHGLLRARGLAAEETYLPEGVAFALRLPEEEKEAFLRALGDQTRGQAQVEG; via the coding sequence ATGGCCTACACCCTGGCAGCCCCGGTGGTTCACGAGGAGATCATTCAGAAAAGCCGCTTCCTCGCCAAGGCGGCCCCGGTGGCCTCGGAGGAGGAAGCCTTGGCCTTTTTGGCGGCCCAGCGGGAGCCGGAGGCCACCCACAACTGCTACGCCTACAAGATCGGTTCTCTTTATCGCTTTTCCGACGACGGCGAACCCACGGGCACAGCGGGCAAGCCCATCCTGCATGCCATCGAGGCGGGGGGACTGGACCGGGTGGTGGTCCTGGTGGTGCGCTACTTCGGGGGGGTGAAGCTGGGGGCCGGGGGCCTGGTGCGGGCCTACGGAGGGGTGGCGGCGGAGGCGTTGCGGCGGGCTCCCAAGGTGCCCTTGGTGGACCTTGTGGAGGTGCGCTTCCGGGTGCCCTTCGCCGAAGTGGGCCGGGTCCACGGCCTCTTGCGCGCCCGCGGCCTTGCGGCGGAGGAAACCTACCTGCCCGAGGGGGTGGCTTTCGCCCTACGTCTTCCAGAAGAGGAGAAGGAGGCTTTTCTTAGGGCCCTTGGGGACCAGACCCGGGGCCAGGCCCAGGTGGAGGGGTGA